One Chitinophaga varians DNA window includes the following coding sequences:
- a CDS encoding MBL fold metallo-hydrolase, whose protein sequence is MWIYEPSKVNNDLYMLGTKANPLYLLKTGQEWLLIDGGMLRDAALVQAQLKAVVPDVSHVRHWFVTHSHFDHCGLLANLLPDATLYASATAIKNLLTDKYRAFIYKLQRSFVPGDTGGHTSNPYDALATKKFVPVGDGDVLTIGEHTFTVLATPGHSDCSLSLYSDHQYLFAADAFGEMIGPDDWFPLPFQSPPQYLQSIERLRQLSVSLVAVGHHGLLTGEHAAQIAGHSLRTTHQYIQYFGDMLHQHGMEEGSRLITEKYGYNSSPFFTARMHQTSVQKVMVILQETGYITQ, encoded by the coding sequence ATGTGGATATACGAACCCTCAAAGGTCAACAATGACCTTTACATGTTAGGCACCAAAGCAAACCCGCTGTATTTGTTGAAAACCGGGCAGGAATGGTTGCTGATAGATGGCGGTATGCTGCGCGATGCCGCATTGGTACAGGCACAGCTGAAGGCAGTCGTCCCTGACGTCTCCCACGTCAGGCACTGGTTTGTTACGCATTCGCATTTCGATCACTGCGGACTGCTGGCGAACCTGCTGCCCGATGCCACCCTGTATGCCTCTGCAACTGCCATCAAAAATTTACTGACAGATAAATACAGGGCATTTATTTACAAACTTCAACGGAGCTTTGTGCCCGGAGATACAGGAGGGCATACCAGTAATCCCTACGACGCCCTGGCTACAAAAAAGTTTGTGCCTGTGGGAGATGGCGACGTCCTGACAATCGGCGAACATACATTTACGGTGCTGGCCACTCCCGGCCACAGCGATTGTTCTCTTTCCCTCTACAGCGACCATCAGTACCTGTTCGCCGCGGATGCCTTCGGGGAGATGATAGGGCCGGACGACTGGTTCCCGCTTCCCTTTCAAAGCCCGCCGCAATACCTTCAGAGCATCGAGCGGCTGCGGCAGCTGTCAGTCTCCCTGGTGGCGGTAGGCCATCACGGCCTGCTCACCGGTGAACATGCCGCACAAATTGCCGGCCATAGCCTGCGCACCACACACCAATACATACAATATTTCGGCGACATGCTACATCAACATGGAATGGAAGAAGGATCGAGACTAATCACAGAAAAATACGGGTACAACAGCAGTCCTTTTTTCACTGCACGCATGCACCAGACAAGCGTACAAAAGGTGATGGTCATTTTACAGGAAACAGGATATATAACGCAATAA
- a CDS encoding MFS transporter: MEIKLGLKENWQQFTLLVLVNILVGGMVGLERTVVPLVGTEEFKIGSDIVVFSFIIAFGVVKAFTNLVSGVLADKYTRKRVLIAGWLVGLPVPFLLAWGPSWNWIIVANVLLGVSQGLAWSMTVNMKIDLVGPKKRGLAMGLNEAAGYGAVGLTALLTGYLASHYGLRPAPFYIGIFYTIAGLILSILVIRDTWQHARLESAQVAQQHLPGEQFHKPDLLWVFRETSFRNRNLFAVSQAGLINNLNDGMSWGVFPLLFIAAGVGLEGVGWIKAVYPFVWGFGQVITGPLADKIGRKPLIVWGMFVQALGHVVIGLAFFPPLTSGLVGSVLLGIGTAMVYPALLAAVSDAAHPSWRASSLGVYRFWRDIGYAAGALMAGIVANFFGLMWAVHIAGIITFLSGVVVLFRMKENNARL; the protein is encoded by the coding sequence ATGGAAATTAAACTGGGATTAAAGGAAAACTGGCAGCAGTTCACGCTGCTGGTGCTGGTCAACATACTGGTAGGTGGTATGGTGGGCCTGGAGCGGACGGTAGTGCCGCTGGTAGGTACGGAGGAGTTTAAGATAGGGTCAGACATCGTGGTGTTTTCCTTTATCATCGCTTTTGGCGTGGTGAAAGCATTTACCAATCTTGTTTCCGGCGTGCTGGCCGACAAATACACCCGGAAGCGTGTGCTGATCGCCGGCTGGCTGGTGGGGCTGCCGGTGCCGTTCTTACTGGCCTGGGGGCCGTCGTGGAACTGGATCATCGTGGCCAATGTGCTGCTGGGCGTAAGCCAGGGACTGGCCTGGTCGATGACGGTCAACATGAAAATAGACCTTGTAGGCCCGAAAAAACGCGGGCTGGCCATGGGGCTGAACGAAGCGGCCGGCTATGGCGCAGTGGGACTGACAGCGCTGCTTACAGGTTACCTCGCGTCACACTACGGATTAAGGCCCGCCCCTTTTTACATCGGCATTTTTTACACCATTGCCGGCCTGATATTATCCATCCTGGTGATCAGGGACACGTGGCAGCATGCCCGCCTGGAATCCGCGCAGGTAGCGCAACAACACCTGCCTGGTGAACAGTTCCACAAACCGGATTTGTTATGGGTGTTCCGGGAAACATCTTTCCGGAACAGGAACCTCTTTGCCGTTTCGCAGGCAGGGCTGATCAATAACCTGAACGACGGCATGTCATGGGGTGTTTTCCCTTTGTTGTTCATCGCAGCCGGCGTAGGCCTGGAAGGCGTAGGCTGGATAAAAGCCGTATATCCGTTCGTGTGGGGCTTCGGACAAGTCATCACCGGTCCGCTGGCCGATAAGATAGGCCGCAAGCCGCTGATCGTATGGGGCATGTTTGTACAGGCATTAGGACATGTGGTCATCGGCCTGGCATTCTTTCCGCCGCTCACATCCGGGCTGGTAGGCTCTGTACTGCTGGGCATTGGTACCGCAATGGTATATCCCGCTTTGCTGGCGGCCGTGAGCGATGCAGCGCATCCCTCCTGGCGGGCTTCCTCCCTGGGCGTTTATCGTTTCTGGCGGGATATCGGCTACGCCGCAGGCGCCCTGATGGCCGGTATTGTGGCCAACTTCTTTGGGCTGATGTGGGCTGTGCATATAGCAGGCATTATCACCTTCCTCTCAGGCGTGGTGGTATTGTTCCGCATGAAAGAAAATAATGCCCGGCTGTAA
- a CDS encoding lipocalin-like domain-containing protein gives MKTFIGKHLIGAWRLIGCTDQDQHGHPVNFFGTATTGMLIYDDKGNMSVQMMVPDRKLFSSAAIGSWTPEETYEAFHGYNAYYGRYHEETPGEILHVVEGSLFPNFIGIRFVRHAELVDDELTLVTPPLPVREQQVVFRLVWKRL, from the coding sequence ATGAAAACCTTCATTGGCAAACACCTTATTGGTGCGTGGCGCCTGATTGGCTGCACAGACCAGGACCAGCACGGACATCCCGTTAATTTTTTCGGCACTGCTACTACAGGCATGCTTATTTACGACGACAAAGGAAACATGAGTGTTCAGATGATGGTCCCTGACAGGAAACTGTTTTCATCAGCAGCTATCGGTAGCTGGACACCTGAAGAGACCTATGAAGCCTTCCACGGCTACAATGCTTACTACGGCCGTTACCACGAAGAAACTCCCGGTGAAATCCTGCACGTGGTAGAAGGAAGTCTTTTTCCAAACTTTATTGGCATTCGCTTCGTCAGACATGCGGAGCTGGTAGACGATGAACTGACGCTGGTGACGCCACCGCTGCCTGTCAGAGAGCAGCAGGTTGTCTTCCGGCTTGTCTGGAAGCGGCTTTGA
- a CDS encoding sensor histidine kinase: MSNGKGYTELIAPAMHYSYWLFCSCYICLFYFNRYYLMPGFFIPGRYGGYAAMALLLCAGIFFLQPFDRLLRQKWAVPPEGAAWVYVPPVIDITSLFIFFMIMALGAAITTTRRWQLTEQRALTAEREKIRAELSFLKAQVHPHFLYNTLNNIYTLALTKNNYTADSILRLSNIMRYITDEVIADYVPLPQEEACIRDYIALQQLRLQPGTVDYQVSGEMEHKQISPLILMTFVENVFKYGISKHQPAPVTIRLSIKDRQIVFFCCNRIFREPAPVNSSGVGIANTRQRLALLYPQKHILDITTDNNLYTVRLTLLTD, translated from the coding sequence ATGTCTAACGGGAAGGGGTATACTGAACTGATAGCGCCTGCCATGCACTACAGTTATTGGTTGTTCTGCAGCTGTTACATCTGCCTGTTCTATTTCAATCGCTATTACCTGATGCCCGGATTTTTTATTCCGGGCAGATATGGTGGTTATGCCGCTATGGCCCTGCTGTTATGTGCGGGCATCTTTTTCCTGCAACCGTTCGACCGGCTCCTTCGGCAGAAATGGGCGGTGCCGCCGGAGGGGGCGGCGTGGGTGTATGTGCCGCCGGTCATCGATATCACCAGCCTCTTTATCTTCTTTATGATCATGGCGCTGGGCGCTGCCATCACCACTACGCGCCGCTGGCAATTGACCGAGCAGCGCGCCCTTACCGCCGAGCGGGAGAAGATCAGGGCTGAGCTGTCTTTCCTGAAAGCACAGGTACATCCGCACTTTCTGTATAACACCCTGAATAATATTTATACCCTGGCGCTGACAAAAAATAATTACACTGCGGACAGTATTCTGCGCTTATCGAATATTATGCGTTACATTACGGACGAGGTGATCGCAGACTATGTGCCGCTCCCGCAGGAAGAGGCCTGTATCCGCGATTATATCGCCCTGCAACAGCTCCGTCTGCAGCCGGGAACAGTGGATTACCAGGTTTCCGGAGAGATGGAGCATAAACAGATCAGTCCGCTGATACTGATGACGTTCGTGGAAAATGTGTTTAAGTACGGCATCAGTAAACATCAGCCGGCACCGGTTACTATCCGCCTGAGCATAAAAGACCGTCAGATTGTTTTTTTCTGTTGTAACCGTATCTTCCGGGAACCCGCGCCGGTCAACAGCAGCGGCGTAGGAATTGCCAACACCAGGCAACGGCTGGCATTACTGTATCCACAAAAACACATACTGGATATAACCACAGATAATAACCTATATACCGTCAGACTGACATTACTGACAGATTAA
- a CDS encoding DUF2625 domain-containing protein, whose translation MMNDYRLQLLGVARLFATHVTKRPLEELINTHEPGWEHVVSWINSATNKVEVLPVTASKAGETLYEAQVTTRSPMGAIIFNSGGILVDYGWIRILGSGHPKLNRTFHTWNNGKTSFPEGNAGFILIADDAAGGFFAINGGGLGEDLGKTYYFDPSALTWEPLDLTYTEFLLFCFEGDVAGFYHDLRWKDWQQDVPALDGNEVFSFYPMLWTKEGKDINTVHRAKVPIEEHYSLTIQMMQELKGE comes from the coding sequence ATGATGAATGATTATCGGTTACAACTGCTTGGTGTGGCCCGCTTGTTTGCTACCCACGTTACTAAAAGACCACTGGAAGAATTGATCAACACCCATGAGCCTGGCTGGGAGCATGTCGTCTCCTGGATCAACAGCGCCACCAACAAGGTGGAAGTCCTGCCTGTTACAGCAAGCAAGGCCGGAGAAACTTTGTATGAAGCACAGGTGACCACCCGCTCTCCGATGGGCGCCATTATTTTCAACAGCGGTGGCATACTGGTAGATTACGGCTGGATAAGGATTCTGGGCTCGGGCCATCCTAAATTAAACAGAACGTTCCATACATGGAACAACGGCAAAACATCATTTCCCGAAGGCAATGCAGGTTTCATACTGATAGCTGATGACGCTGCCGGCGGTTTTTTCGCGATTAACGGCGGTGGCCTTGGCGAAGACTTAGGCAAAACATACTACTTCGATCCGTCGGCATTGACGTGGGAGCCGCTTGACCTCACCTATACCGAGTTTTTGCTATTCTGTTTTGAAGGAGATGTAGCGGGATTCTATCATGACCTTCGCTGGAAAGACTGGCAACAGGACGTGCCAGCGCTGGACGGCAACGAGGTCTTTAGCTTCTACCCCATGCTCTGGACAAAAGAAGGGAAAGACATCAATACCGTTCACAGAGCGAAAGTGCCCATAGAAGAGCATTACAGCTTAACTATACAAATGATGCAGGAGCTGAAAGGAGAATAG
- a CDS encoding beta-ketoacyl-ACP synthase 3 → MAIIISGAGHCLPVPVIDNKTIVDRINTTEDFILSRTGVVTRRHISGEKGLSALLVPACEQAITHAGIGASDIDMLIVNTLSPDHHDPSEACFIQPQLGLGHVPVLDIRAQCSGLLYGMELARHLLLSGSYKHILVACGEVLSKRMDTSDAGRNLSILLGDGAGALVLSNSSGASGGIVDLIIRADGSRYDLLWTAAPGTAQQRYTDQTATPHFRMNGQPMFKDATQRLCEIALKILNRHHLTIDDIDIVLPHQPNLRILDAVRERLAVPSHKFVTNVERYGNMASASVAVTVSEYIREARPAPGTLALVLTYGSGATWGAMLYRF, encoded by the coding sequence ATGGCGATCATCATTTCGGGTGCGGGCCATTGCCTGCCTGTACCGGTCATCGACAATAAAACGATCGTTGACCGCATAAATACCACAGAAGATTTTATCCTCTCCCGCACGGGGGTGGTTACACGCAGACATATCTCCGGCGAAAAAGGACTGAGCGCGTTACTTGTGCCAGCCTGCGAGCAAGCGATAACACATGCAGGCATCGGAGCTTCAGACATTGATATGCTGATCGTGAATACGCTCAGCCCCGATCATCATGATCCCTCAGAGGCTTGCTTTATCCAGCCACAGCTGGGACTGGGGCATGTTCCCGTTCTCGATATCCGGGCACAATGTTCAGGATTGTTGTATGGCATGGAACTGGCGCGCCACCTCCTTCTGTCGGGGTCATACAAACATATCCTGGTGGCCTGCGGAGAGGTGCTGTCCAAAAGAATGGACACCTCCGATGCCGGCAGGAACCTTTCCATCCTGTTAGGTGATGGGGCGGGCGCCCTGGTACTCAGCAACAGCTCCGGCGCCTCCGGCGGTATCGTAGACCTGATCATCCGGGCAGACGGCAGCCGCTACGACCTGCTGTGGACCGCGGCGCCCGGCACCGCGCAGCAGCGCTATACCGACCAGACCGCCACGCCACATTTCAGGATGAACGGCCAGCCGATGTTTAAAGACGCCACGCAGCGCCTGTGCGAGATAGCGCTGAAAATACTAAACCGGCATCATCTTACGATCGATGACATCGACATTGTACTGCCGCATCAACCCAATCTTCGTATACTCGATGCCGTGAGAGAACGCCTTGCCGTGCCGTCGCACAAATTTGTCACCAACGTTGAACGCTACGGTAATATGGCTTCCGCTTCCGTGGCTGTAACGGTCAGCGAATATATCCGTGAGGCCCGTCCAGCCCCGGGCACGCTGGCGCTGGTGCTTACCTATGGCTCCGGCGCCACCTGGGGCGCTATGTTATACCGATTCTAA
- a CDS encoding AMP-binding protein gives MFYNFAEAMLSAQEGHANPAQIVYRDEAISAASLAKQVQQLAAGFSGIAPEQRALLLLKDKPSFHFCFLALSAMGIVPVPVNPKTDLPTLEHMLLDSRAAVVITDKEELERIRPALATSPFLSPERIFTDDALPFSDVPVPLTYYRRKPGSVAFWQYTSGTTGKPKAVQHSQDAMLASTRHFAMETLGIGPQDRIYSIAKMFFGYGLGNSFFFPLLTGASVLLDDAWPAIDHITANIVQYRPTVFFGVPKIYAMLLKHRPPGLQEVLQQARVFFSAGSTLPAWIYEAWMAYTGKPILDGIGSTEIGHVFLSNSPASHTAGSTGQPVPGYQLRLEYATEPIGGQQQVGELCVHTPYSLAGYWEDPERTNQKFRDGWYYTGDLFTMKANGTYSYVGRKDELFKSNGRWVNPLSFEAALISAVEHIEECVLLDLPDDTSLTCTLLLLVGREDTRDAILAFIREQTESHYRPKDILYLPELPRNANGKLSRSYLRSQYQQYFQAKNN, from the coding sequence ATGTTTTATAATTTTGCGGAAGCCATGCTTTCCGCCCAGGAGGGGCATGCCAATCCCGCTCAGATTGTCTATCGGGATGAGGCCATCAGCGCTGCGTCGCTGGCAAAGCAGGTACAGCAGCTGGCCGCCGGGTTCAGCGGCATTGCACCAGAACAAAGGGCGTTGTTATTATTAAAAGACAAACCGTCTTTTCATTTCTGCTTCCTCGCCTTATCTGCCATGGGCATTGTCCCGGTACCGGTGAACCCGAAAACGGACCTGCCCACACTGGAGCATATGTTGCTCGACAGCCGGGCAGCAGTAGTGATAACAGACAAAGAAGAGTTGGAACGTATCCGTCCAGCGTTGGCGACGTCCCCTTTCCTGTCACCGGAGCGGATATTTACAGACGATGCCCTACCCTTCTCTGATGTGCCGGTCCCGCTGACCTACTATCGCCGTAAGCCCGGCAGCGTTGCTTTCTGGCAATACACTTCCGGCACCACCGGGAAACCCAAGGCAGTGCAACACAGCCAGGATGCCATGCTGGCCTCCACCCGGCATTTTGCGATGGAGACACTGGGCATAGGCCCGCAGGACAGGATCTACTCCATTGCCAAAATGTTTTTCGGATATGGCCTGGGCAACAGCTTCTTCTTTCCACTACTGACAGGGGCCAGCGTCTTACTGGACGATGCCTGGCCTGCTATTGACCACATCACGGCCAACATCGTGCAATACAGGCCCACCGTGTTTTTTGGCGTGCCTAAAATATATGCGATGCTGCTGAAACACCGTCCGCCGGGATTGCAGGAAGTGCTGCAACAGGCACGTGTGTTCTTCTCTGCCGGCTCCACCTTACCCGCATGGATATACGAAGCATGGATGGCCTATACCGGCAAACCTATACTGGATGGCATCGGAAGTACGGAGATCGGCCACGTGTTCCTCAGCAATTCACCGGCTTCCCATACTGCGGGCAGTACCGGTCAACCGGTGCCCGGATATCAGTTGCGGCTGGAATATGCCACAGAGCCGATTGGAGGGCAACAACAGGTGGGTGAGTTATGCGTCCATACTCCCTATTCACTGGCCGGCTACTGGGAAGACCCCGAGCGCACCAACCAAAAATTCCGCGACGGATGGTATTATACCGGCGACCTCTTCACGATGAAAGCCAACGGTACCTACAGCTACGTTGGGCGCAAGGACGAGTTGTTTAAATCCAACGGCAGATGGGTAAACCCATTGTCATTTGAAGCGGCGCTCATCAGTGCGGTGGAACATATAGAGGAATGTGTGCTGCTGGACCTTCCCGACGACACCTCTCTGACATGCACGTTACTGCTGCTCGTAGGCCGGGAAGACACCCGGGACGCCATCCTCGCATTTATCCGCGAACAAACGGAAAGCCACTACCGGCCGAAGGACATCCTTTATCTTCCGGAGCTGCCCCGTAATGCCAATGGCAAGCTGTCCCGCTCCTACCTCCGCTCTCAATATCAACAATACTTTCAAGCGAAAAATAATTAG
- a CDS encoding RagB/SusD family nutrient uptake outer membrane protein has protein sequence MKATIIKYGLLVLTTGTLWLTGCRKFLDESDPSNYTEDSYFTKPEHARASVNAIYAALRDPMSGDFGGAAWTMTEFATGQAATDLGQAVNSYYIKDLHNTADNGYGENYWRNYYKGITNANLSIAKIPKINMDQTELKKLLGEAHFMRAWYYFNLVQMFVNIPLVTEPVDLKSDQIRPKQASTEDVYKLIVDDLITAENAGLPWVDASGKASLGAVKSLLAKVYLTMAGYPLQKGAPYYDLAAKKAEEVLDSKQYKLFDTYYDLHNPAKKNVEENIFMIQYKTQVIPGSWQSLIIPYNKNISAYSAETGGIYATEAFVKSYDPADLRVKEGQFFFTEFTNQDDRTKKVALGGYFLYKLFDVAAQTSTANSDLNWSLIRYADILLVYAEASNEVAGPGAKAYDAVNQIRTRATLPALSGLTKEQFREAVWRERWYELCFENVTWFDMVRLRKAFNLTTKGFDNYVGHKFSYGPVLTERELMFPIPSTELRNNPNLVPTKGY, from the coding sequence ATGAAAGCAACAATAATAAAATATGGACTGCTGGTATTAACAACAGGCACATTATGGTTGACCGGTTGCCGGAAATTTCTGGATGAATCAGATCCCAGCAATTATACAGAAGACAGTTATTTCACCAAGCCTGAACATGCCCGCGCGTCTGTGAATGCTATCTATGCAGCCCTGCGGGACCCTATGAGCGGCGATTTTGGCGGCGCTGCCTGGACCATGACAGAATTTGCCACCGGTCAGGCTGCGACGGACCTGGGACAGGCGGTTAACAGCTACTACATCAAAGACCTGCACAACACCGCTGATAACGGCTATGGAGAAAACTACTGGAGAAACTATTACAAAGGCATCACCAACGCCAATCTCTCCATTGCCAAGATCCCTAAGATCAATATGGACCAGACAGAGCTTAAAAAGCTGCTGGGGGAAGCGCATTTTATGCGCGCATGGTACTATTTTAATTTGGTGCAGATGTTCGTCAACATTCCGCTGGTGACGGAACCCGTAGATTTGAAATCTGACCAGATACGTCCCAAACAGGCATCTACGGAAGATGTCTATAAGCTGATCGTAGATGATCTGATAACAGCCGAGAATGCGGGCCTTCCCTGGGTGGACGCCAGTGGTAAAGCCTCCCTGGGCGCCGTGAAATCCTTGCTGGCAAAGGTTTATCTCACCATGGCCGGATACCCGTTGCAAAAAGGCGCTCCATATTATGATCTGGCGGCAAAGAAAGCGGAAGAAGTACTGGATTCCAAACAATACAAGTTGTTCGATACCTATTATGATTTGCACAACCCGGCGAAGAAAAACGTGGAAGAGAATATTTTTATGATCCAGTACAAAACACAGGTCATCCCAGGCAGCTGGCAATCGCTGATCATTCCGTACAACAAAAATATCTCCGCCTATTCTGCGGAAACCGGCGGTATTTATGCAACAGAAGCTTTTGTGAAATCATATGATCCGGCAGATTTAAGAGTGAAGGAAGGACAGTTCTTTTTTACCGAATTCACCAACCAGGATGACAGGACCAAGAAAGTGGCGCTGGGCGGTTATTTCCTCTACAAACTGTTTGATGTGGCCGCACAAACCTCCACTGCCAATAGTGATCTTAACTGGTCGCTGATCCGTTATGCTGATATATTGTTAGTATATGCGGAAGCGTCCAACGAAGTAGCCGGGCCGGGCGCTAAAGCCTATGATGCCGTGAACCAGATCAGAACGAGGGCGACGCTGCCGGCATTGTCGGGGCTGACGAAAGAACAGTTCCGCGAGGCGGTGTGGCGCGAACGCTGGTATGAGCTGTGCTTCGAAAATGTTACCTGGTTTGATATGGTACGTTTGCGTAAAGCGTTTAACCTGACAACGAAAGGATTTGACAACTACGTTGGGCATAAGTTTTCCTATGGCCCGGTGCTGACTGAAAGAGAGCTGATGTTCCCGATACCCAGCACAGAGCTGAGGAATAATCCCAACCTCGTGCCCACAAAGGGATACTAA
- a CDS encoding right-handed parallel beta-helix repeat-containing protein: MKTNKLFNLPSCAMFMAVVLFYSITGTGCRKNMQAEDAVLKDKSKNGLLLGREFNLVPDAQGYLVIDNSNNYYQPGDVLNLVGNFASINFTNLSGSSAAPITIRNGSAGATTIGNPSWNGGSWAEGMIFHNCHYIKLGGRNSKSDFVINGSTQPLREAYFDLVLRNHTDNFEIANLTINNGGTGIWAKTDPVLTDTASWYPNSYMNNLRIHDITISGTQNESMYIGHTATYWNLTTNQPKYDTLFTPGQFYVQPIKWYNVKIYNNYVTGSGADGIQTSAIDLLEVYNNEVTNWALQHNYAHNGGILIGGRTTNTNTHDNYVHDGWGEMCQFYGAGGGYHIIHNNLFRDNQAQNSGVGMRGDNNAIVQITNNTIARSGGPLLRINGYTGQTGAQIVNGNAFIQPLTGGGVIYPSAYIYLENGGVVTEGTGANANTRFTTVAAANVDVNNYYLPNPGSPMGASGYRKIP, encoded by the coding sequence ATGAAAACAAACAAACTGTTTAACCTTCCATCATGTGCAATGTTCATGGCGGTTGTATTATTTTACAGCATTACAGGCACCGGCTGCCGTAAAAACATGCAGGCGGAAGATGCCGTGCTGAAAGACAAAAGCAAAAATGGCCTGCTGTTGGGCCGGGAATTTAACCTTGTTCCGGATGCCCAGGGCTATTTGGTCATAGATAATTCGAACAACTATTATCAGCCGGGCGATGTGCTGAACCTGGTCGGCAATTTCGCCAGTATTAATTTCACTAATCTCAGTGGTTCATCTGCGGCGCCGATCACTATCAGAAATGGCTCCGCCGGCGCGACCACCATTGGTAACCCTTCCTGGAACGGTGGTTCCTGGGCAGAAGGGATGATATTTCACAACTGTCATTATATCAAATTAGGCGGCCGCAACAGCAAGTCTGATTTTGTGATCAATGGTTCCACACAGCCGTTAAGGGAGGCTTATTTCGACCTGGTGCTGCGGAATCATACGGACAACTTTGAAATAGCAAACCTGACGATCAACAATGGCGGCACTGGCATCTGGGCAAAAACAGACCCGGTATTAACGGACACGGCCAGCTGGTATCCCAATTCTTACATGAACAACCTGCGCATCCATGATATTACTATCAGTGGTACACAGAACGAGTCCATGTACATTGGCCATACCGCTACCTACTGGAACCTTACCACCAATCAGCCTAAGTACGATACGCTGTTTACGCCTGGTCAGTTCTACGTACAGCCGATCAAGTGGTACAACGTTAAAATCTACAACAACTATGTGACCGGCTCCGGCGCCGATGGCATCCAGACATCCGCCATCGATCTGCTGGAAGTGTATAACAATGAAGTCACCAACTGGGCGCTGCAGCACAATTATGCCCACAACGGCGGTATCCTGATCGGTGGCCGCACGACCAATACCAATACGCATGACAACTACGTGCATGACGGTTGGGGCGAGATGTGCCAGTTCTACGGCGCGGGTGGCGGCTACCATATTATCCATAACAACCTGTTCCGGGACAACCAGGCGCAAAACAGCGGCGTCGGCATGAGAGGCGACAACAATGCTATTGTACAAATTACCAATAACACCATTGCCAGGTCCGGAGGTCCCCTGCTGCGTATCAATGGGTATACCGGTCAAACAGGCGCACAGATCGTGAATGGAAACGCCTTTATCCAACCGTTGACAGGTGGTGGCGTCATTTATCCTTCTGCCTATATCTACCTGGAAAATGGCGGTGTTGTTACGGAAGGCACAGGGGCTAATGCCAACACGCGTTTCACAACAGTGGCCGCTGCTAATGTGGATGTCAACAATTATTATCTCCCGAATCCGGGATCTCCGATGGGTGCCTCCGGCTACAGGAAAATACCCTGA
- a CDS encoding VOC family protein, with product MTANKLKHEQVQYIEFLTNDLERAKKFYQNCFGWKFVDYGPGYTAFGGDYVDGGFTTGTPVKGSVLVVLYSEDLEATRAKVQAAGGKIVKDIFSFPGGQRFQFEDPDGYELAVWATV from the coding sequence ATGACAGCAAACAAATTAAAACACGAACAGGTACAGTACATTGAGTTTCTCACGAATGATCTCGAACGCGCCAAAAAATTTTATCAGAATTGTTTTGGCTGGAAGTTTGTCGACTATGGTCCGGGCTATACGGCATTTGGAGGTGACTATGTTGATGGCGGCTTCACCACCGGTACACCGGTAAAAGGCTCGGTACTGGTAGTGCTGTATTCCGAAGACCTGGAGGCGACCAGGGCGAAGGTACAGGCAGCAGGAGGGAAGATCGTAAAAGATATCTTCAGCTTTCCCGGCGGGCAGCGGTTCCAGTTCGAAGATCCTGACGGATATGAGCTGGCGGTCTGGGCCACCGTGTAA